One Sphingobacteriales bacterium genomic window carries:
- a CDS encoding YkgJ family cysteine cluster protein, protein MKTREELSKILERAIQNQHLYKSWIKKLKRADKHELDRHFHLLHQEEFKEIDCLQCANCCQTTGPRLLNADINRISRYLRMKPSDFTENYLRIDEDGDYVFQSMPCPFLEEDNYCRIYEHRPVACREYPHTDRDRMYQILDLTARNALICPAVAIILEKMSKDY, encoded by the coding sequence ATGAAAACAAGGGAAGAACTTTCGAAAATCCTTGAAAGAGCTATACAAAACCAGCACTTGTACAAATCATGGATTAAAAAGCTTAAACGGGCTGATAAACATGAGCTCGACAGGCATTTTCACCTCCTTCATCAGGAGGAATTTAAGGAAATAGATTGCCTTCAGTGTGCCAACTGTTGTCAAACAACCGGACCCAGGCTTCTTAATGCCGACATCAACCGTATTTCACGATATCTCAGGATGAAGCCCTCTGATTTTACTGAAAACTATCTCAGAATAGATGAAGACGGAGATTATGTATTTCAATCCATGCCCTGTCCTTTTCTCGAAGAAGATAATTACTGCCGGATATATGAACATCGCCCTGTTGCCTGCCGCGAATATCCTCATACCGACAGGGACAGGATGTATCAGATCCTTGATCTTACTGCCAGAAATGCCTTGATTTGCCCTGCTGTTGCCATAATACTGGAAAAAATGAGTAAAGATTATTAG
- a CDS encoding T9SS type A sorting domain-containing protein: MPVRIFIILFFIALIPVKLHSQVAGCTDYRALNYNPLATINDGSCVYEKTNFKAEEVISSLPVVLSENSGMFLFNGLFWFINDSGSPAELYAYDSQSNTVKSKVRLKNARNIDWEAITDDSTFIYIGDFGNNNGDRKNLTIYRIKKEDITSPDTLLILNEYDSITFEYTDQLQFTPSAQNHDFDCEAMLVVDDSIYLFSKNWKNQKTRLYSLPAIPGHYQLTPVDSYQVDGLITDAAIDRTAGTIVLLGYKNYQPFFWLLWDYHQKNFFSGNKRRFDMPAHYLFQTEAACFFNSRTVYISSEKTPLTANRLFRADIDAFVSEKVTDLQGNENESVSLFPNPGKNQFFLQFKEKINAMAELRIYDSMGRQIQVLRHQKISREGLVSIKTPELKAGNYYMLVLIHPHMVYKISFIVKDD; this comes from the coding sequence ATGCCGGTCAGGATTTTTATCATTTTATTTTTCATTGCTTTAATACCTGTTAAGCTACACTCACAGGTGGCAGGATGTACCGATTACCGCGCCCTTAACTACAATCCGCTTGCTACCATAAATGACGGCAGTTGTGTGTATGAAAAAACCAATTTCAAAGCGGAGGAAGTAATCAGCTCATTACCGGTTGTGCTATCAGAGAACTCCGGCATGTTTCTTTTCAATGGACTTTTCTGGTTTATTAACGACAGTGGCTCTCCAGCCGAACTTTATGCCTATGATTCACAATCCAATACCGTTAAATCCAAAGTAAGATTAAAAAATGCCCGAAATATTGACTGGGAAGCCATTACTGACGATTCAACCTTTATTTACATTGGTGATTTTGGTAATAACAATGGGGATCGTAAAAACCTGACCATCTACAGGATTAAAAAAGAGGATATAACTTCGCCTGATACATTATTAATTTTGAATGAATACGATTCCATCACTTTTGAATATACAGACCAGCTCCAGTTTACACCATCAGCCCAGAATCATGATTTTGACTGTGAGGCCATGCTGGTGGTGGATGATTCCATTTACCTTTTCAGTAAAAACTGGAAGAATCAGAAAACAAGGCTTTATTCATTGCCGGCAATTCCCGGCCACTATCAGCTGACCCCTGTCGATTCCTATCAGGTGGATGGCCTGATTACGGATGCTGCCATTGATCGGACAGCCGGAACTATTGTTCTGTTGGGTTATAAGAATTACCAGCCATTTTTCTGGCTGTTGTGGGATTATCATCAGAAAAACTTCTTCAGTGGCAATAAACGCAGGTTTGATATGCCGGCCCATTACCTTTTTCAGACCGAAGCAGCCTGTTTCTTCAACAGCCGGACAGTTTATATTTCGAGTGAAAAAACGCCTTTAACAGCCAATCGTTTGTTTCGTGCCGACATTGATGCCTTTGTCTCAGAAAAAGTAACTGATTTACAAGGAAATGAAAACGAATCCGTCAGCTTATTCCCCAATCCCGGAAAAAACCAGTTCTTTCTTCAGTTTAAGGAAAAAATAAATGCCATGGCAGAACTCCGGATTTATGACAGCATGGGCAGGCAGATTCAGGTACTGAGACACCAGAAAATCAGCAGGGAAGGTTTGGTCAGCATTAAAACGCCTGAGCTGAAAGCAGGAAATTATTACATGCTGGTTTTAATTCATCCGCACATGGTTTACAAGATTAGTTTTATCGTGAAAGACGACTGA